One genomic segment of Mastomys coucha isolate ucsf_1 unplaced genomic scaffold, UCSF_Mcou_1 pScaffold22, whole genome shotgun sequence includes these proteins:
- the CUNH12orf65 gene encoding probable peptide chain release factor C12orf65 homolog, mitochondrial encodes MSSTSTWALLRLPAPLIRICSGKWGLRLQEKPTLLFPGMAASAVQVAGRKDYPALLPLKESELEEQFVKGHGPGGQATNKTSNCVVLKHVPSGIVVKCHQTRSVDQNRKIARKVLQEKVDIFYNGENSPVHKEKLEAERRKQERKKRAKETLEKKKLLKELWEASQNITKKKADADGTQE; translated from the exons ATGTCTTCCACCAGCACCTGGGCTTTGCTCCGTCTCCCTGCACCACTGATCAGGATATGCTCTGGGAAGTGGGGGCTCAGGCTTCAAGAGAAGCCAACACTGCTCTTCCCAGGAATGGCTGCCAGTGCGGTCCAGGTGGCAGGCAGGAAGGATTATCCTGCTCTGCTTCCCCTGAAGGAGAGTGAGCTGGAAGAACAGTTCGTGAAAGGACATGGTCCAGGGGGCCAGGCCACCAACAAAACCAGCAACTGTGTAGTGCTCAAGCATGTGCCCTCCGGCATTGTGGTCAAG TGCCACCAAACACGATCTGTGGATCAAAACAGAAAGATAGCTCGGAAAGTCCTCCAGGAGAAAGTGGATATTTTCTACAATGGTGAAAACAGCCCTGTTCACAAAGAGAAGCTCGAGGCtgagaggagaaagcaagagaggaagaaaagagcaaaggAGACTCTAGAAAAGAAGAAGTTATTGAAAGAACTGTGGGAAGCAAGTCAGAACATTACCAAGAAAAAGGCCGATGCTGATGGTACCCAGGAATAA
- the Cdk2ap1 gene encoding cyclin-dependent kinase 2-associated protein 1 isoform X1, whose amino-acid sequence MPRQPILSQEEKEARARERDRLKKRRRREDGLRRSLERQRNALAMRRRRWEKREARRRICQEAELQGLACRPGGEAWEWRQQRREEQAKALDRELATMVQLRQEEERLEPGPSMIWGTGNSQVPQSKYAELLAIIEELGKEIRPTYAGSKSAMERLKRGIIHARSLVRECLAETERNARS is encoded by the exons ATGCCTCGTCAGCCTATCCTAtcccaggaggagaaggaggcacGGGCCCGGGAGCGGGATAGGCTGAAGAAGAGGAGGCGGCGGGAGGATGGGCTGAGGCGCAGCTTGGAGCGGCAGCGCAATGCCCTGGCCATGAGGCGCCGGCGCTGGGAAAAGAGAGAGGCCAGGAGGCGGATATGCCAGGAGGCTGAGCTCCAAGGCCTGGCCTGTAGGCCTGGTGGCGAGGCTTGGGAGTGGAGGCAGCAGAGGCGAGAGGAGCAGGCCAAAGCCCTGGACAGGGAGCTGGCCACCATGGTCCAGCTCcggcaggaggaggagaggctggAGCCAGGACCCTCGATGATCTGG GGAACTGGAAATAGCCAGGTGCCTCAGAGTAAATATGCAGAGCTGCTGGCCATCAttgaagagttggggaaagagaTCAGACCCACGTATGCAGGGAGCAAGAGTGCCATGGAGAGGCTAAAACGAG GCATCATTCATGCCCGAAGCCTGGTTCGGGAGTGCCTGGCTGAAACGGAACGTAATGCTAGGTCCT AG